From Halobacterium sp. R2-5, the proteins below share one genomic window:
- the mutS gene encoding DNA mismatch repair protein MutS translates to MDAALGPPDQMAENEGDLTPMMSQYFELTRRYEDALVLFQVGDFYELFCDAAEAAARICEITLTAREDSTGRYPMAGVPIDNAEPYIDDLLDAGYRVAVADQVQDPDEVTGVVDRAVTRVVTPGTLTEDELLAGDDNNFVAALAADSVARSATGTASGESRESGGFGLALLDVSTGDFYATSLPNAARVRDELGRFAPAELVTGPGVATDRFEDGTFVAEYDDAAFDAERAGETVEAYFGSADALASDAEVAACGALLDYAEYTRGGEDGDRLDYLNHLTRYDPREYLQMDAVALRSLEVFEQRSVHGAEGTALVDVVDETACALGRRTLTDWLRRPLTDTDEIEARHEAVGELLADPLTREELHEHLRDVYDVERLISRVARGRANARDLRALKDTLDVVPEIRGLLADADSEKLRELRANLDDLPEIRDLLSRAIVPDPPQELTEGGVIRDGYDETLDDLRETERSGKQWIDDLEEQERERTGVESLKVGHNAVHGYYIEVTNPNLDAVPENYQRRQTLKNSERFVTPELKEREDDIVRAEQRSQDLEYELFCEVRDRVAEEAERVQATAAAVAAVDALASFATVAASHDYARPEVGGDGIHVEGGRHPVVERTEAGFVPNDTGLTPERRVAVITGPNMSGKSTYMRQVALIVLLAQAGSFVPAGSADLRVVDRIFTRVGASDDIAGGRSTFMVEMTELSSILRAATEDSLVLLDEVGRGTSTTDGLAIARAVTEYVHDELGATTLFATHHHELTADADRLDDALNLHFGATRAEDGVPASETSGGSSCEHREYDGITFQHEVREGPATASYGIEVAQTAGVPETVVERAREFLDAPEPSDEESDPTGASASESEQNGSGDAEDSDLASRLDEIDIAELTPVEALNVLNELKRRT, encoded by the coding sequence ATGGACGCGGCGCTCGGGCCACCCGACCAGATGGCCGAGAACGAGGGCGACCTGACGCCGATGATGAGCCAGTACTTCGAGCTCACGCGGCGCTACGAGGACGCGCTCGTGCTCTTCCAGGTCGGGGACTTCTACGAGCTGTTCTGCGACGCGGCGGAGGCGGCCGCCCGCATCTGCGAGATCACGCTGACGGCCCGCGAGGACTCCACGGGCCGGTACCCGATGGCGGGCGTGCCGATAGACAACGCGGAGCCGTACATCGACGACCTGCTGGACGCGGGCTACCGGGTCGCGGTCGCCGACCAGGTGCAGGACCCCGACGAGGTCACGGGGGTCGTCGACCGCGCGGTCACCCGGGTCGTGACACCCGGGACGCTGACCGAGGACGAACTGCTCGCGGGCGACGACAACAACTTCGTCGCGGCGCTCGCGGCAGACAGCGTGGCGCGCAGCGCCACGGGAACGGCGAGCGGGGAATCCCGCGAGTCAGGTGGGTTCGGCCTCGCGCTGCTGGACGTCTCGACGGGGGACTTCTACGCGACGAGCCTCCCGAACGCGGCGCGCGTCCGGGACGAACTCGGACGATTCGCGCCCGCGGAGCTCGTGACCGGGCCGGGCGTCGCAACCGACCGCTTCGAGGACGGGACGTTCGTCGCGGAGTACGACGACGCGGCGTTCGACGCCGAGCGCGCCGGCGAGACCGTCGAGGCGTACTTCGGGAGCGCGGACGCGCTCGCGAGTGACGCCGAGGTGGCGGCCTGCGGCGCGCTGCTGGACTACGCCGAGTACACGCGAGGGGGTGAAGATGGCGACCGGCTGGACTACCTGAACCACTTGACGCGGTACGACCCCCGCGAGTACCTCCAGATGGACGCGGTGGCGCTCCGAAGTTTGGAAGTGTTCGAGCAGCGCAGCGTCCACGGCGCGGAGGGCACCGCGCTCGTGGACGTCGTCGACGAGACGGCGTGCGCGCTCGGCCGGCGGACGCTGACGGACTGGCTGCGCCGGCCGCTGACCGACACCGACGAGATCGAGGCGCGCCACGAGGCCGTCGGCGAACTGCTCGCGGACCCCCTCACTCGGGAGGAGCTCCACGAGCACCTGCGGGACGTCTACGACGTAGAGCGCCTGATTTCCCGCGTCGCGCGGGGCCGCGCGAACGCTCGGGACTTGCGCGCGCTGAAGGACACCCTCGACGTGGTGCCCGAGATTCGGGGCCTGCTGGCGGACGCAGACAGCGAGAAGCTGCGCGAGCTGCGCGCGAACCTCGACGACCTCCCCGAGATTCGGGACCTGCTCTCTCGGGCCATCGTCCCGGACCCGCCCCAGGAGCTCACGGAGGGCGGCGTCATCCGGGACGGCTACGACGAGACGCTGGACGACCTCCGGGAGACCGAGCGCTCGGGCAAGCAGTGGATCGACGACCTGGAGGAACAGGAGCGCGAGCGCACGGGCGTCGAGTCGCTGAAAGTCGGCCACAACGCGGTCCACGGCTACTACATCGAGGTGACGAACCCGAACCTCGACGCGGTGCCGGAGAACTACCAGCGCCGGCAGACGCTGAAGAACTCCGAGCGGTTCGTCACGCCCGAACTGAAGGAGCGCGAGGACGACATCGTGCGCGCCGAGCAGCGCTCCCAGGACCTCGAGTACGAGCTGTTCTGCGAAGTACGCGACCGAGTCGCCGAGGAGGCCGAGCGCGTGCAGGCGACGGCGGCGGCGGTCGCGGCCGTGGACGCGCTCGCGTCGTTCGCCACGGTCGCCGCGAGCCACGACTACGCGCGCCCCGAGGTGGGCGGCGACGGCATCCACGTCGAGGGCGGGCGCCACCCGGTCGTGGAGCGCACGGAGGCCGGGTTCGTGCCGAACGACACCGGCCTCACGCCCGAGCGCCGGGTCGCGGTCATCACGGGTCCGAACATGAGCGGGAAGTCGACGTACATGCGCCAGGTCGCGCTCATCGTGTTGCTCGCGCAGGCCGGGAGCTTCGTCCCGGCGGGGAGCGCGGACCTGCGCGTCGTCGACCGCATCTTCACCCGGGTGGGCGCGAGCGACGACATCGCGGGCGGGCGCTCGACGTTCATGGTGGAGATGACGGAGCTGTCCTCGATTCTGCGCGCGGCCACCGAGGACTCCCTGGTGCTGCTCGACGAGGTCGGCCGCGGCACGTCGACGACGGACGGCCTCGCCATCGCGCGCGCCGTCACCGAGTACGTCCACGACGAGCTCGGCGCGACGACGCTGTTCGCGACCCACCACCACGAGCTCACCGCGGACGCCGACCGCCTCGACGACGCGCTGAACCTCCACTTCGGCGCGACGCGCGCAGAGGACGGCGTCCCCGCGAGTGAGACGAGTGGGGGTTCGTCGTGCGAGCACCGCGAGTACGACGGCATTACGTTCCAGCACGAGGTCCGAGAGGGCCCGGCGACGGCGTCCTACGGCATCGAGGTCGCGCAGACCGCGGGCGTCCCGGAGACGGTCGTCGAGCGCGCCCGCGAGTTCCTCGACGCGCCGGAGCCGTCGGACGAGGAGTCGGACCCGACCGGAGCGTCGGCGTCCGAGAGCGAGCAGAACGGCAGCGGGGACGCCGAGGACAGCGACCTCGCGTCCCGACTGGACGAGATCGACATCGCCGAGCTCACTCCCGTCGAGGCGCTGAACGTCCTCAACGAGCTGAAGCGACGAACGTAG
- a CDS encoding CopD family protein has protein sequence MSFDITAARVVHVVFGAAWTGSTLAVALFVVPAARRGVLDAAPVEWIADRFAKLSVASVLAMLLTGGHLAGNLYTFEALAGSSRGHLVLGMTGLWLVLAGLAHVATSRLTAGHDVESAADSATPWFGAAAVVSVALLVLAGLL, from the coding sequence ATGAGCTTCGACATCACCGCCGCCCGGGTCGTCCACGTCGTCTTCGGGGCAGCGTGGACCGGGAGCACGCTCGCCGTCGCGCTGTTCGTCGTGCCCGCCGCCCGCCGCGGCGTGCTCGACGCCGCACCCGTCGAGTGGATCGCCGACCGCTTCGCGAAACTCAGCGTCGCCAGCGTCCTCGCGATGCTGCTGACCGGCGGCCACCTCGCCGGCAACCTCTACACGTTCGAGGCGCTCGCGGGCTCCTCCCGCGGCCACCTCGTGCTGGGGATGACCGGCCTCTGGCTGGTGCTCGCCGGGCTCGCGCACGTCGCGACGAGTCGCCTCACCGCCGGCCACGACGTCGAGTCCGCGGCCGACAGCGCGACACCGTGGTTCGGTGCCGCGGCCGTCGTGAGCGTCGCGCTGCTCGTGCTCGCCGGCCTGCTCTGA
- a CDS encoding carbohydrate kinase, translated as MRTDRILVAGETLVDLFPSGPGDLATVDGFVHRAGGAPANVAAGLARLDSPPAFWTRLGADAFGAYLRDALADRGLDGEFVVEGDAATALAVVSPTPGGDRSFTFYESDTATLDFDAGTVPDDALAGYDCVHVGGVALANDAGRTATLDLAERARDAGCLVSFDPNARPDLWAAPEAAGNVLRDALALADVLFCSPDDLQPLGLAERARSDPESAAELLDLGPETVFLTQGGDGTTVVAGRSSRERVTCSEPAFDVDVVDTTGAGDAFTAGALAAYEPGMGASRLADVLQYANATAALTTTETGGMAALPDDEAVRALLASERSQST; from the coding sequence GTGCGCACCGACCGCATTCTCGTCGCGGGGGAGACGCTCGTCGACCTGTTCCCGTCCGGCCCCGGCGACCTCGCGACCGTCGACGGCTTCGTCCACCGCGCAGGTGGCGCGCCGGCGAACGTCGCCGCCGGGCTCGCACGCCTCGACAGCCCGCCCGCGTTCTGGACGCGGCTCGGCGCCGACGCGTTCGGCGCGTACCTCCGGGACGCGCTCGCCGACCGCGGGCTCGACGGCGAATTCGTCGTCGAGGGCGACGCGGCCACCGCGCTCGCGGTCGTCAGCCCGACGCCGGGCGGCGACCGCTCGTTCACGTTCTACGAGAGCGACACCGCCACGCTCGACTTCGATGCGGGGACCGTCCCCGACGACGCGCTCGCCGGCTACGACTGCGTCCACGTCGGCGGCGTCGCGCTCGCGAACGACGCTGGCCGCACCGCAACGCTCGACTTGGCCGAGCGCGCCCGCGACGCGGGCTGTCTGGTCTCGTTCGACCCGAACGCCCGCCCCGACCTCTGGGCTGCTCCCGAAGCCGCCGGCAACGTGCTCCGCGACGCGCTCGCACTCGCGGACGTGCTGTTCTGCAGCCCCGACGACCTCCAGCCGCTCGGCCTCGCCGAGCGCGCACGCAGTGACCCAGAGAGCGCCGCCGAACTCCTCGACCTTGGCCCGGAGACCGTCTTCCTCACGCAGGGCGGTGACGGTACGACCGTCGTCGCGGGCCGGTCGAGCAGGGAGCGCGTCACTTGCTCCGAACCAGCGTTCGACGTGGACGTGGTGGACACGACGGGCGCGGGCGACGCGTTCACGGCGGGCGCGCTCGCGGCCTACGAGCCCGGGATGGGCGCGTCCCGGCTCGCGGACGTGCTCCAGTACGCGAACGCGACGGCCGCGCTCACGACGACCGAGACCGGCGGGATGGCGGCGCTCCCGGACGACGAGGCGGTCCGCGCGCTGCTCGCCTCGGAACGCTCGCAGTCCACGTAA